A single Mesomycoplasma bovoculi M165/69 DNA region contains:
- the smpB gene encoding SsrA-binding protein SmpB: MKQIAKNKVANYDYQIDWQLTAGVSLLGWEVKSIRAGNVNLKSSFCYFKDGELFVSNIHVGQYMNVPGDLTRSRKLLLTKAELRKLFSLKEKERISIIPQIIGWQNGKIKIVLGIGKGKTKYDKRQTIKERDQKRKIDSFLKNY; the protein is encoded by the coding sequence ATGAAACAGATTGCTAAAAATAAAGTTGCTAACTATGACTATCAAATTGACTGACAACTCACAGCTGGTGTCTCACTTTTGGGTTGAGAAGTCAAGTCAATTCGAGCTGGAAATGTGAATTTAAAATCAAGTTTTTGCTATTTTAAAGATGGCGAATTATTTGTGAGCAATATTCATGTAGGACAATATATGAATGTTCCAGGAGATTTGACTAGATCTCGTAAATTACTACTTACCAAAGCAGAATTGCGTAAGTTATTTAGTCTCAAAGAAAAGGAAAGAATTAGCATTATTCCACAAATTATTGGTTGACAAAATGGTAAGATTAAAATTGTTTTAGGAATTGGAAAAGGGAAAACCAAATATGATAAAAGGCAAACCATTAAAGAACGAGACCAAAAAAGGAAAATTGACTCATTTTTAAAAAATTATTAA
- a CDS encoding TIGR00282 family metallophosphoesterase gives MKTAKVLFIGDIFGQPGIKMFEKTFNELKKEHNFDLVIAQAENITGRKGLNQADYCYLKKIGIDVFTVGNHVWFNPDINLIINNGDIVRPLNIPDHYEGKGSVTIERNNKIFRVTSLLGITFNKLDKPWQEKEAQNFFDAIDPVIANDKSDFHIVDFHAETTSEKNVLGIYLNGKVNAVLGTHTHVQTSDARRLSYGTLFITDVGMTGPANDAIGVNFLDVYRMSRYNHSTRFVTSSNRCQFNAVILELSTRMGEQKITPILIYE, from the coding sequence ATGAAAACAGCAAAAGTCTTATTTATTGGTGATATTTTTGGTCAACCAGGTATTAAAATGTTTGAAAAAACATTTAACGAACTGAAAAAAGAACACAATTTTGATTTAGTCATTGCTCAAGCCGAAAATATTACTGGACGAAAAGGTCTTAATCAAGCAGATTATTGTTACCTAAAAAAAATCGGAATTGATGTTTTTACAGTAGGAAATCATGTTTGATTCAACCCAGATATAAATCTAATTATTAATAATGGTGACATTGTAAGACCACTCAATATCCCAGACCATTATGAAGGTAAGGGGAGTGTGACTATAGAAAGAAACAACAAAATTTTTAGAGTAACATCACTACTTGGTATCACTTTTAATAAATTAGACAAACCATGACAAGAAAAAGAAGCACAAAACTTTTTTGATGCCATTGATCCAGTCATAGCAAATGATAAAAGTGATTTTCACATCGTTGACTTTCATGCTGAAACTACAAGTGAAAAAAATGTTTTAGGAATTTATTTAAATGGTAAAGTCAATGCTGTACTTGGAACTCACACTCATGTGCAAACAAGTGATGCTCGTCGTTTGTCTTATGGAACTTTATTTATTACAGATGTGGGAATGACAGGTCCAGCCAATGATGCTATTGGAGTAAATTTTTTAGATGTTTATAGAATGTCTCGTTACAATCACAGCACTAGATTTGTAACATCTAGTAACCGTTGCCAATTTAATGCTGTTATCTTAGAATTATCAACTAGAATGGGCGAACAAAAGATTACTCCAATTTTAATTTATGAGTAG
- a CDS encoding thermonuclease family protein, producing the protein MFKKLLILLSSLFFFVSCSISNSNTISPYKISINEKKLDFPLVKKETKLSVGKSYYTIVKSVYDGDTFTDYIGNRIRLFGIDTPELKPKQHIKHKKKKLDARLSKLYGLKAQKILSDLVLNKLVKITIAATDAYDRKVAIVEIDGKNASFEQLSYGLAQMRFFDIKNSKSKYYYPQYKKLFELFSKVQEAAKNEEKGIWKDKIWEKIYD; encoded by the coding sequence ATTTTTAAAAAATTATTAATCCTTTTATCTTCTCTTTTCTTTTTTGTTAGTTGCTCAATATCAAATTCAAACACAATTTCTCCTTACAAAATAAGTATAAATGAGAAAAAATTAGATTTTCCACTTGTCAAAAAAGAAACCAAATTATCAGTTGGTAAAAGTTATTATACTATTGTAAAAAGTGTTTATGATGGTGACACTTTCACTGATTATATAGGTAATCGGATCAGGCTTTTTGGAATTGATACTCCAGAGTTGAAACCCAAACAACATATCAAACATAAAAAGAAGAAATTAGATGCTCGTTTAAGTAAGTTGTATGGCTTGAAGGCACAAAAAATTTTAAGTGATTTAGTTTTAAATAAATTAGTTAAAATTACAATTGCAGCCACAGATGCTTATGATCGCAAGGTTGCTATTGTTGAAATAGATGGCAAAAATGCTAGTTTTGAACAATTAAGTTATGGCTTAGCTCAAATGCGATTTTTTGATATCAAAAATTCTAAAAGTAAATATTATTATCCTCAATACAAAAAACTTTTTGAATTATTTTCTAAAGTTCAAGAAGCTGCTAAAAATGAAGAAAAAGGTATTTGAAAAGACAAAATTTGAGAAAAAATTTATGATTAA